The nucleotide sequence GCTGTCAGAATAGACATACTCTGCGGAACTAGGCGGCAGGAATAAACTGGAAGGCCGACGGTACAAAGGTACAGGCAATCTTTGTCTCCAAAGTAGAAATCCCTTATCCACTCGGCATTTCAGACTATTTCTCTGTTTAAAACCGATTGAGGTGCAGGGGCGTATTGATTGGAAATATGCCTTGAGTCTGGAGTTAGACGATCCCGGCATTGATGCTTCAGTGCTGAGCGAATTTCGCCAACGATTAGTGCGTGGCGGTGTGGAACAACAACTGCTCGATAAGTTGCTGGCTCGCGCTCAGGAACGTGGCTGGATTGAAGCAGGAGGAGCCCAACGAACTGACTCAACCCACGTTGAGGCTGCCCTTCGGAGGCTGCATCGGCTAGAGCTGATTGGCGAGACGTTACGAGCCGCCCTCAATAGTTTGGCGGTGTTAGTCCCAGAGTGGTTGAGTGTGCTGCTCAGCCCAGATTGGTTCGAGCGCTATAGTTGCCGGGTGGAAGATTACCGATTCCCTCAAGACAAGCAGGAACGTCATCAGATGATGCTGAGGTTCGGAACAGATGGGCATCGACTTCTCAGTGCCATCTATGCTGACCCAACAGGGCCGGATTGGCTCGGCCAAGTCCCGGCAGTGGAGGGGTCACCACAGGTGTGGATTCAACAGTTTTATCTCGATGCCGAGCAGCGCTTGCATCTGCGCGAACAAGCTCAAGGGCAACCACCTAGCGGAGGGCGGATTGGCTCTCCCTATGAGCTGGAGGCTCGTTTCAGTCGCAAACGCCAGACCGAATGGGTGGGCTACAAAGTCCATCTCACCGAAATCTGCGAGGCCCATCAGCCCCACTTGATTACCCATGTAGAAACCACCAGGGCAACCACAGCTGATAGCAAGCTCACCCAATCGATTCATCAAGCCCTACAGGACAAAGAACTCTGTCCGCAGGAGCATCTCGTCGATACCGCCTACATAGATGCCCCCCTGTCGATCGACACTCAACAGGTGTACAACATTGAGCTGCTGGGGCCGGTCTTGCCGGACAGTAGCTGGCAAGCTCGCACTCCCCAAGGACTCGATATCACTCACTTTGAAATTGATTGGACCCAGCAGCAAGCTCGCTGTCCACCCGGCCATCTCAGTTCAACTTGGGAACTTGAGCGCGACCAACGGGGGCAGCAGAGGGTGAAAATTCGCTTTCCCGCTCAAGTCTGTCAGGCTTGTCCCCTCAAAGCTCAATGCACCCGTTCTCAAAAAAATGGACGCTCTCTCTCTGTGCGGCCCCAAGCCCAACACCTTGCCTTACAACAAGCCCGAGACACACAACAATCCGAGGAGTTTAAGCAGCGCTATGCAGCTCGCGCTGGGATTGAAGGCACTCTCTCTCAAGCGGTCTCATTTGGACTGCGACGCTGTCGTTATAAGGGCATCGCCAAAACCCACTTGCAACACGTCATAACTGCCACCGCTATAAATGTCGTACGCTTAATCAATTGGTTACACGAACAGCCCTTTGCTCAGACTCGAACCTCTCACTTTGCACAATTGGCCAATACTCCATAGGAATGTTACGGAATAATTCGCCAGCAGCATCAGAATTGGGGGAAGGGGTTAGGGGATGGGGGCCAGTCCCTTGTCGAACTCACGTCACTTTGGGGGCTTGCGTCCAACGAGAACACCTTGCGATCCCTGCCACTGCCAGGTCGTATGACTGAAAGGGTTACTCTTCAGGTAAGTCTCCAAACTGTTGGCGATAGCGATCGAGCAGTGCTTCCGTTTCCGCTCGCTGCTGAAGTTCTTGTTCTAGTGCTTGCTGAGTGGCTTCCAGTTGCTGCTGTGTTTCTACCTTTGCAGCAGTGGCTTCTTGCAGGGCCAAAACCAGCTCGTCGGAGACGAGTAGTTTTTCGCCGGTATCTTCCCGATAGAAGCTGAGGCGATCGCCTTCAACTTCTAGGCGCAATTGCAAGCGTTCACTGCGCTTGTCAGTAATGGGGGCATAATCATCCCCAACCAATTGGTAGCCGAGCAATTGCCCTTCAATCCAATCCCCTTTCGGATCGAAGAGCCAATACTCTTGCACCTCCAAACTTTCGTAGAGATGCTTTTTGCTCTCAAAGTCTTGCTTGCTCGTACTGGCAGAGGTGATTTCAAAGATAACGGTAGGTGCCTTACTCTCTTCCCATACCTTATAGCAGTCTCTCCCTCCCGGCTCCACATCGAAGATAACCATCACATCGGGAGCCACCCGTAATTTGGGAAAGCCTTGGGCGTAGTACAAAAACTGGTTGGCCAAAACTGTGGCCCGACGTCCGCTCACGTGCTGCCGCAGGGCTTCGAGGATCGTCAGAATGGCATAAAGGTGGGCGTAGCTTTCGGCCAAGGGCTCGTCATCCCTGACTGGATAAACAGGCTCGGTATGGGGTCGAGCAATGGCAATCATAGTCTCGATACAGCAGCAGCTCGTCTCTCTTAGATTAACCTCAACCCATTGCGAGCGATCGCCCCTCCGATCGACATTTGCTACACTCCCCCTTTAGTCACAATGGAGCAAATCCCGTTAGCTAACTCGGAAGCTTCGCAATGGTCGAGATCGCCCTCAAAAACAAACCCTTTTTACTCAACGGAACCACCGATCGCGCCTGTCTGCTCCTGCACGGTCTAGGTGGTGGAGTCTACGAAATACAGCTACTGGGAGAGGTCTTGCACCGACAAGGGTGGACTGTGCGGGGAATTGCCTATCCCGGCCACGATCGCCCCGCCCCCAAAATGCCGCGCTCGACCTGGCAGCAATGGTTTGAAAGCATCCTCACCGCCTATCTATCTCTTGCCAATACCCACGATTCCGTCTCGGTTGTTGGATTCTCTACAGGCTGTCCGCTGGCCTTATATCTAGCCGCTTCCCATCCCGTCGATCGCCTCGTGCTGCTTTCCCCCTACCTCAAAATTCGTTACGAGTGGTATTTCGGCTTGCCGTTGGAGGTTTACGTTCGCACCCTCGGATATGTCATCGAAGATATTCCTCGCTTTCGCCTGCCCATTCGCGATCGCCACATGGAAGCCGCTGCCCGCAGTGTCGCGTTTTTTCAAACCTTCAACATGGCTGCAGTGCGCAGTGCCATCCAGTTAATTGAAGACTATGCCAAACCTGTTATTCCGAAGATTTCTAACCCCATTGCGATCGTGCAATCCAAGCGGGATTCAGTCGTGGCCCCTGCTGGAGCTGACTATATTTACCGGAATGTTGCATCCGCCGATAAAGAGCTGACTTGGCTGACGGAATCGGACCATATCATTACGCTCGATCTAGAACGCCAGCAGGTGTTCGATAAAGTGGGAACGTTTTTAGCACAAGGGCACTAGGCTGAAGGCGATCGCCTCTGTTCGCAGGCCCGATTGTCCTATCCAACCTTCAGGCAGATTGTAAAATCCTCGATAATGCATCCCATCAGGGGTTTACAGAGAATCTTCTGAACATATGTGCTCGCTCTGAACCTAACGGTCGCGTCTTTCAGGCATCTTGCAACGCTTTGGGCAGCGGCGATGTCGTCACAACGGTCTTGGACTTGGCCACCGGCCTGCAACGGGGGGCGATCGACGCAGACGACCCCGCCTTTCCCACCCTGCTCTCGGTGGATGGCGAAGTCTATGGCTTTGGGAGCGAGCGAACTAATCTCTGGTTTCCCAAAAGAGTCGATTTGCTCAACTCAATTGGAAACTCAATCGAAAAATTTTTAATTCAATTTTTGCCAGTCTATTTTTCTCGACGCAGAGTCATCAATCGCAGTCCTGGCAAGTCATTTCGGAGTCACAAACTAGAAAAACACTTACTTGTAACAAATAGAGTTGTTCTATCGAATATTGATATCTTTTCTGTCTCATCTCATTCACATAAAAGGACAGTATCTTCGTGCTGAAGGCACGGAGAGATTGATGTTTAAGCTATCTTTTTCCTCAACGGTTGCACTGGCTGCAGTAGCGATCGGGGGCTTAGTCGCTTGCGGTTCTCTATCGACCACCAGCCAGAATGAAATTGTCGAATTGGACTTTGGCATTCTGTCTACCGAGACTCAAGCTAGCCAAAAGCCTCTGTGGGAACCCTTTGTGGAGGCGATCGGGCAGTGTGTCGGTTTGCCCGTCAATGCTGTCTACGCCACCCAATACTCCGGCCTAATTGAGGCTATGCGGTTTGGCGATCTCGAGCTGGCTTGGTATGGGGGCAAATCCTATATTGAAGCAGCGAGGATCGCAGGGGCCGAGGCATTTGCCCAAACAGTCTCGGCGGATGGCTCGCGCGGTTATTACGGCCACCTGATTACCTATAAAGACCACCCCATGCTTGAGGAGATCGACCTAGAGGCTCAAAATGGCGATGAATATGTGATTGCCAACGCCTCCGAGCTCGCGTTTGCCTTTATCGATCCCAATTCCACCTCCGGTTTTTTGGTGCCCAGCTACTATGTCTTCGGGCAGAATGGCGTGAACCCCAACACCGCTTTCGAAAACCTGATTTTTGCAGGCAATCACGAGGCTGCCACCCTATCGGTAGCGAATGCCCATTTGGACGTTGCCGCCACCAATAGCGAGGCTCTGCAGCGGATTGCCCTAGCGAATCCAGAAATCCTAGAGAAAATTCAAATTATTTGGACTTCCCCGATCATTCCCGGCGAACCGATCGCCTACCGCCAAGATCTGCCAGAGGATCTCAAAGCCACCATTCGGACGTGCTTTCACAATTTTGATGACCCATCAATTCTCAACCCGTTGCAGTGGTCGGCCTTAGAACCTGCAGACGACAGTCGTTGGGACACCATTCGCGAGTTGGATCTCGCCAAACAGATTCTCGAAGTGGAAAACAGCGCTACCCGCGAGGAGGTCAAAGCCCGCCAGTTGGCCGAACTCAATGCCGAATTGGAGGCACTGGGACAAAAGTAATGGGCCGAGAATTTTTCGCAGGTCTCCCCTTGGTAGGGGGCCTGACTTTATGCCAGACGTCAGTTCGACACAAGTGTCTAGCCCCCATCCCCTACCCCCCAATGCAGAGCCATTGAACTGAGGTATGCCCGAGAACTCGGCCCCATTTGACTAGCTCATTGCCGCATGGCTGCAGTTGTAGTCACTGCTGAAGGTGGAAGGCATTTCCCCTTGAATGTGGTTGAGATAGTGGGTGCTGCCCGGTAAACCAATGGCTTTATTGGCACGCATTAACAGCGATTGTTCCCGATTTCTAGCTCTGGCTCGGTGAGACAGATTGAGACGGCGCAAGTCTTTTCGCAGTGTCATCCTCTCGTCCTCCAATCCTACTCATCCCCCGCCTCTATCATACAATGACTCCATAAAACGTATCAATAGATACAATTTATTAATTTCTTAATGCCACTTGCCTGCAATACGATCGTCCTATGACCCTATGCGATCGCGATCGGCGGTCGCTGCTTGTGCCAGTCAGTAGCTTGCTCGTAAGCATAGGCCGCCTGAAATAACTGCATCTCGCCCAGCGCCTTGCCAATTAACTGCAGGCCAACGGGGAGCCCCTGTGAAAAGCCACAAGGCAGGCTCAGTCCCGGCAAGCCCGCTAAGTTGACCGGAATCGTCATTAAATCGGACAGGTACATACTCAGTGGGTCACCCACCTTAGCTCCCGCCTTAAAAGCCACCGAGGGAGAAGTGGGGCTCAACAAGACATCTGCTTTTGCAAAGGCTGCCTCAAAATCCCGCTTAATCAGCGTCCGTACCTTTTGTGCCTTGAGGTAGTAGGCATCGTAATATCCTGCTGATAGCGCGTAGGTACCGATCGCGATGCGGCGCTTCACTTCTGCCCCAAAACCGCGCTCGCGAGTCTTGGCATACATACCGATCAGCGAATCCGCCTCTTCTCTAAGGCCATACTTGACCCCGTCATAGCGAGCTAAATTAGCTGACGCCTCGGAGGGAGCAATGATGTAGTAGGTCGATAGACCGTACTTAAAGGTGGGACATTCCACTTCTACGATCTCGGCACCGAGTTCCTCGTAGGTGGCGATCGCCCTCTGCACTAGCTCCTTCACATCCTCTTCGCAGCCCTCCCCCATCAAATCTTTAATCACCCCAATCCGCAGCCCTGCAATCTCGGGCTTTAGCGCCGCTGCATAATCGGGAATTTCCACATCGAGACTGGTGGCATCCATCGGGTCGCGACCGGCGATCGCCTGTAATAACAGCGCCGCATCCTCCACTGTGCGGGCAAACGGGCCAATTTGGTCGAGGGAGGAGGCAAATGCCACCAAGCCGTAGCGAGACACCAAGCCATAGGTGGGCTTCATGCCGACTACGCCGCAGAACGAGGCCGGTTGCCGAATCGACCCCCCCGTATCGGAGCCCAAGGAAATAACAGCTTGATCCGCCGAGACTGCTGCTGCCGAGCCCCCAGAAGAGCCTCCCGGCACGCAGTCCAAATCCCACGGATTCGCCGTTAACTGCATTGCTGAGTTTTCTGTCGAGCTGCCCATCGCAAACTCGTCCAAATTGGTTTTGCCCACCATCACCGCCCCCGCCGCGTTTAGCTTCTGGGTCACAGTTGATTCGTAGGGGGGGATAAATCCGGCCAAAATGTGGGAGGCACAGGTGGTGGCGATGCCTTTGGTACACATATTGTCTTTGATGGCGATGGGGATGCCTGCCAGAGGACTTAGCTCTTCACCGGCTTGGAGGCGATCGTCCACGGCGGCAGCCTGCTCTAGGGCTTTTTCCTCAGTCAGGGTAAGAAAGCTTTTGAGTTTGGATTCTAGCTGTTGGGTCCGCTCCAGATACTCCCGCGCAATGTCGACAGCAGTGCGATCGCCCTGCTGTAATTGGGTCTGAAGGGTGCGAATGACGGACATAAACAGTCAACCTTACTGTTCGAACTGCGCGCTTGGGGCCTGTACGAGCAGACCGCGACAAACACATAGTCTAGCGTACTGCCTGCAGTGCTTTGGGAGGGATTCTTGCCAACCTGAAAAAACACGAACTACTATGCCTCTAATGGCTTTCGCCCTGCCGTCGAGCACAGACTAGAATTGACGTGCAGACTTTCTCCACTCGCTAATGACGCTTGAAGAACTGAGAGTTCAAATTAACCAATTGTCTGAAGGCGAACGGTTTGCACTATATGTGTATGTAGCCGAAACGGTTCCTGCTCTGGCATCTATCAAAACTCTTTCGGACGATGGAGTAGAACGGTATCGCTATCTAGAAGCACGTCCTGGAGGGTGGCGCAAACAATTGTATATCAAGGGTCGCAAGCTATTGGCCTCGATCGTTTGGGGAGATACGATCGCCAACAAACTATCATTGGCAGAAGCGGCTAACAACTGGGATTTGCCGATTGAAGCCATTCAAGAGGCCATTGCTTATTGTGAAAGCCATCGATCGCTCCTCGAACTAGAAGCAGAATCGGAACGCCGACTGTTGGAAACAGCGGGAATTTCCCTTGAACCTCAAGCTATTGGTTGATGAAGACTCTCAATCCCGTCAATTAGTGTCCTTTTGTGGCGTTGAATCACTGGAACTATTAAATGGACTATTTCAGGGACGATCGCTAGATCCACTGCTGCGCGTAGATGCGCTGAACGATGTAAAACACGATCAGCTCGGCAGGCGCTTTGCGCTCGTCAATCATGAACGACTCCACCGTGCTGATGGGAGCTCTGTCAGTGGTACAGGTGAAGGCTTTCGACGCCGTCAGCTCGGGTTCGCTGAAAATTACGTTAAATTCGCGGCGATCGCCAGCAAATTTCCCCTTGAGGGTGCTGTCTTCAAAAACTAGCTCTAGATCGTCAACGCCACGGGCTTTAAACGCAGCTACGGTACCGGGAATGACATCTTCGGCGATCGCCTGCTCGAAGGGTTTCTCGGGTTCTTTGGCTTTTTTCTTTTTAGCTGCAGGCTTCTGACTGGCCGACGGCTTAGCAGTCTTGTCTTCCGCAGGCTTGGATTCGGACACTACTGGCTTTGACTCTTCAGCCATTCTGAAGGTTCCTCAAAAACTGGTGAAACAACTGCAAAACGAGAGCGCGGCATGCTGGGGGAGCGAAGGGATGCTCAGTGTTCTGGGGGAATGTATTGGTCGGTGACATTCTCAAGGGGGACTTGTGGGAAGCCCATACTGTAGTTGAGCGAGCGGCCGTTGAGGTTGTAGCTAATTTCCCCTTGCTGGAGAAGGGCGCGGATGTAGTGCTCCAGGTCCGAGCCGATGCGGCGCAAATTGTAATCCGTCAAGTCTCGACCCTTGTAGGCTGCGACCAGCTCGTCAAACTTGCGAAATACCTTCTGCAGTGAAGCATCGTTCCAACTGAGTTCGTTATCGGGATCGACATCGAGCGTCAAGCGCTCTTCGCTGGGGACCAGTGCGTTATCTACGACCTCGCCCGCAAAGATATAAACGTGGCGAGTGGTGCATTTGAGCATGGCAACGTAACGATGTTCGCAACAGACGTCAAATAATTTTACCACCGGGATTCTGCACTGGCAGAGGGCTTTGGCATAAGG is from Synechococcus sp. PCC 7336 and encodes:
- a CDS encoding IS1182 family transposase, with translation MQGRIDWKYALSLELDDPGIDASVLSEFRQRLVRGGVEQQLLDKLLARAQERGWIEAGGAQRTDSTHVEAALRRLHRLELIGETLRAALNSLAVLVPEWLSVLLSPDWFERYSCRVEDYRFPQDKQERHQMMLRFGTDGHRLLSAIYADPTGPDWLGQVPAVEGSPQVWIQQFYLDAEQRLHLREQAQGQPPSGGRIGSPYELEARFSRKRQTEWVGYKVHLTEICEAHQPHLITHVETTRATTADSKLTQSIHQALQDKELCPQEHLVDTAYIDAPLSIDTQQVYNIELLGPVLPDSSWQARTPQGLDITHFEIDWTQQQARCPPGHLSSTWELERDQRGQQRVKIRFPAQVCQACPLKAQCTRSQKNGRSLSVRPQAQHLALQQARDTQQSEEFKQRYAARAGIEGTLSQAVSFGLRRCRYKGIAKTHLQHVITATAINVVRLINWLHEQPFAQTRTSHFAQLANTP
- a CDS encoding Uma2 family endonuclease; amino-acid sequence: MIAIARPHTEPVYPVRDDEPLAESYAHLYAILTILEALRQHVSGRRATVLANQFLYYAQGFPKLRVAPDVMVIFDVEPGGRDCYKVWEESKAPTVIFEITSASTSKQDFESKKHLYESLEVQEYWLFDPKGDWIEGQLLGYQLVGDDYAPITDKRSERLQLRLEVEGDRLSFYREDTGEKLLVSDELVLALQEATAAKVETQQQLEATQQALEQELQQRAETEALLDRYRQQFGDLPEE
- a CDS encoding carboxylesterase, which codes for MVEIALKNKPFLLNGTTDRACLLLHGLGGGVYEIQLLGEVLHRQGWTVRGIAYPGHDRPAPKMPRSTWQQWFESILTAYLSLANTHDSVSVVGFSTGCPLALYLAASHPVDRLVLLSPYLKIRYEWYFGLPLEVYVRTLGYVIEDIPRFRLPIRDRHMEAAARSVAFFQTFNMAAVRSAIQLIEDYAKPVIPKISNPIAIVQSKRDSVVAPAGADYIYRNVASADKELTWLTESDHIITLDLERQQVFDKVGTFLAQGH
- the phnD gene encoding phosphonate ABC transporter substrate-binding protein → MFKLSFSSTVALAAVAIGGLVACGSLSTTSQNEIVELDFGILSTETQASQKPLWEPFVEAIGQCVGLPVNAVYATQYSGLIEAMRFGDLELAWYGGKSYIEAARIAGAEAFAQTVSADGSRGYYGHLITYKDHPMLEEIDLEAQNGDEYVIANASELAFAFIDPNSTSGFLVPSYYVFGQNGVNPNTAFENLIFAGNHEAATLSVANAHLDVAATNSEALQRIALANPEILEKIQIIWTSPIIPGEPIAYRQDLPEDLKATIRTCFHNFDDPSILNPLQWSALEPADDSRWDTIRELDLAKQILEVENSATREEVKARQLAELNAELEALGQK
- the gatA gene encoding Asp-tRNA(Asn)/Glu-tRNA(Gln) amidotransferase subunit GatA: MSVIRTLQTQLQQGDRTAVDIAREYLERTQQLESKLKSFLTLTEEKALEQAAAVDDRLQAGEELSPLAGIPIAIKDNMCTKGIATTCASHILAGFIPPYESTVTQKLNAAGAVMVGKTNLDEFAMGSSTENSAMQLTANPWDLDCVPGGSSGGSAAAVSADQAVISLGSDTGGSIRQPASFCGVVGMKPTYGLVSRYGLVAFASSLDQIGPFARTVEDAALLLQAIAGRDPMDATSLDVEIPDYAAALKPEIAGLRIGVIKDLMGEGCEEDVKELVQRAIATYEELGAEIVEVECPTFKYGLSTYYIIAPSEASANLARYDGVKYGLREEADSLIGMYAKTRERGFGAEVKRRIAIGTYALSAGYYDAYYLKAQKVRTLIKRDFEAAFAKADVLLSPTSPSVAFKAGAKVGDPLSMYLSDLMTIPVNLAGLPGLSLPCGFSQGLPVGLQLIGKALGEMQLFQAAYAYEQATDWHKQRPPIAIA
- a CDS encoding DUF2996 domain-containing protein; the encoded protein is MAEESKPVVSESKPAEDKTAKPSASQKPAAKKKKAKEPEKPFEQAIAEDVIPGTVAAFKARGVDDLELVFEDSTLKGKFAGDRREFNVIFSEPELTASKAFTCTTDRAPISTVESFMIDERKAPAELIVFYIVQRIYAQQWI
- a CDS encoding NAD(P)H-quinone oxidoreductase subunit M, whose translation is MLKCTTRHVYIFAGEVVDNALVPSEERLTLDVDPDNELSWNDASLQKVFRKFDELVAAYKGRDLTDYNLRRIGSDLEHYIRALLQQGEISYNLNGRSLNYSMGFPQVPLENVTDQYIPPEH